ATTATATCTCCATACAAAATAGATTTAGATAATATATTCGAATACAATTGCACTTCCCCAGTTTGCATAGATTTTTCTAAAAATTCAGACTATTCCTATAAATCAGAATATGAATTTCTTGAAAAACGTGTATTAAAAGACATTGGAAAAATGAAGCATATTGACAAAATTTTTATTGAGGTTTGGTCTTCTCGCATCTTTCTAGAAAGAGACATTACGAATGCATATATTTGGTTTTATAAACCTTCACAAGAAACTATAACACATCTTATAAATAGAATAGAAAACATGCGTACGAAGTTCTTGAAAATATCATTACCTTATCCATTATTTGCAGAATTAGGAGTTCTAAACACTGATAAACCTAGGCTCTGGCTTTCACATATAATAAAATCAATTGTAGTTAATTCCAAACCAAAAATTGAAATAATAACATAGTTAAAGATATTCAGTGAGGTTCAAACTCATCATAAATCAGTGTTGAGCGCCTCATCACAAAAAACATTTACTTGATACAAAAGTAAAAAGTGTTAATACTTCATTACACAACTATCTAATTGTTTAAAACACTGCTTCAGAAAATATTATTTACTCTATAGTTTTTGAGAAACATAAATGTGTTGCTGAGGTGAGTCCTATAACTATTTCCATAGGTTACGTAGGACCATTAAAAATAGGGTATGATTATAATTTAAGAAGCTTTGAAAATGTGATTTTTCTAAAGCCCTTGGTTAAAAATGTTACAGAGTTCTACATGCAGTACTTAGTAAATGAAAGTATTGTGAAAAAACGAAATAGAAAACACTATATTATTGATGCTAATGTCATTGAGAACATTATTGACCTGGATTTTCCAATAGAGCGCTATATTGGTAAAACTGGGGAATCTAGAAACTTTGTAATGCCAAGTTTCTTTGAATTCGCCAACAATATATACTATCAAAATGAAACAATTCTTCAGAAACCTGAATTTGTTTCAGCATTTGTATTCTTTACTCAAAACATTTTAAGAAGCTTAAATAAGCTCAACCCTTCACTAATTGTTATTGTAGACACCATATTATCTAAAATTGTAGATGAATCTGGAAATATTTCTTATGGATTTAAGGACATGTTCATAATTGAGTCATACCTATATCTAGCTGATGCATATAACAATAATTTGTTATTGTATGTTGAAAATTTAAAAGGAATTGATAAAATTATCGAAAAAATTCTGAATGAATCTAATAAAATAGGTATTGCATTAAACATTGAAAGCGTATTGAAAACAGGTATACCGGTAAACATAATGAACATGATCAAGTACAATATTGTTAGTGATATAGGTATAGGCATAGCTATTTCATTGCATAGATCAGTTAATCCAATGGAAATAGAGGTTTTGCAAAAACTTTATAGTATTTATGAAAATAAAATGTTTGTATTGATAGTAAATGCAGAGCCTTTTATAAAGAATCCTATAGATATATCTGGTAATCAATTACATGAGTTTATAGCAAATGTGCTTAAAAAGAATTTAAAAAATTAACTAGGTATGTAAATGGGGTTTATAATGATATGAGGAAGATAACAGTAAAACTAATAGGTTTTGGACAAGCCCAGAATAGAATCTTATCAATCGAGATAGACAATATTACGGTTTCTGACTTAATTACTGAAGTTTCCAAAATTGTGAAGTTTGATGATGTGAGTATAGACGAGTTTATAGCAATATGTAATAATGAGCAGCTTTATCTAGATGATAAAATTCCTGAAGAATGTCAAGAAATTGAGTTATTCCCATTTGCAAGTGGGGGTTAGAGAACGTTTTCAGGTGCTTTACTTTGGTTGAAAACAATGTTTCAAAATATAGAAAGGTTTTGGGGAAAACTGGGGAGAAGATATCTCCACTTGGATTTGGAACACATAACATAAGAGATTTCATAAATGCTGAAAAAGCTTTGCTTAAGACAATAGAATATGGTATAAATGTTTTTGAAATATCTGAAACATATGCAAATGGACTAGTAATTGAGTTTTTTGGAAGATTTTTAACTAAGATAAAAAGAGATGAGGTATTTATAGTTTTTAGAGTTTCACCACTAATCTTAGCAAATCCAAATACTGCAGAGATAAAATTCAAAAACATTCTACAAAAAATGAATATAAGTCATGTTGATGTTATAATGCTTGGATGGTACGAGGATGCCATACCACTGGATTTTCAGCTAAGATCTCTGGAAAGAATTGTTGATTCTGGATATGCTAGATACATTGGTGTAAGTGGTTTAAAGTTGAAGCAGCTTTCAAATGCTTTAAACATTATGAAAAAACATGAAATTGCAATGATTCAGAACAAGTACAATGTTTTGGATAAGCGTATAGAGAAAGATCTGATACCATTTGCTATTAAAAACAACATTACTATACAAGCATGTTCTGCTCTTGAAAAAGGACATGCTTTGAAACATCCAGTTGTTATACATATTGCAAGTAAATATGGGAAAACACCTGCACAAGTTGCCTTAAGCTATATATTTTCTAAACCAAATGTTGTAGCTCTCATAAAAAGCGAAAACATAGATCATGTAATAGAGGATATAATGTCATTAAATCTTGTATTGAGTGAAGAAGATTTAAACGCTTTAAAATCTATATAATGCTTTAGTGATTAGATTTGAGAGAAGGTTTTATTAGAGAGCCACAAGCTGCTGCATGGGGTTTTTACTCATATAACAAAAACCAGCTCTTAAAAGAATTAGAAAGTGCATTTACCAACGCAAGGTTTGGTCCTGGATCACTACCAAAGAAGAAACAAGGAGAGGTTATAATTATTGGTGGTGTTGTACCCCATGCTGGATATAGCTACTCAGCATATTGTGCTGCATGGTTTTATAAAGAACTTGCTGAAAATAAACAATCAGTAGATACCGTGATTTTGATTGGAACAAACCATACAGGATTTGGCAAAACAATAACAACAACAACTTACTATGCTTCATGGGCAACACCTCTGGGTCTTGTTGATATTGATAAAGAATTCATTAACATGTTGAAAAATGTGTACACGGGTTTAGATGATGATGCACTAGCACATACACGAGAGCATTCACTGGAGGTTCAACTACCATTTCTTCAATACATATACGAAAACAAATTTAGAATTGTGCCTATAGTTGTTAAAAATGTTTCTTATCAAGAAGCGAAGGAATTTGCAAAAGCATTGAAAGATGTAGGAGAAGCCCTTAAGAGAGATGTTGTTGTTATTGCTTCTTCAGATTTTACGCATCATGGTTCAATATATGACTATGTACTATTCCATGTAAATATATCTCAAAATGTTAGAGAACTTGACAAGAAGTTTATAGATGCTATATTAGATCTTGACACGAGAAAGTTTCTAAAACTTATAGAGGATTATAATGCAACCGTATGTGGGTTTGGAGCAATAGCTATTGCAATGGAGTATGCAAAGCTTGTTGATGGTAAGGCGAAGTTGTTGAAGTATTATCACTCAGCTGATGTTACTGGAGATGAGGATATTGTAGTAGGATATGCATCTATAATGTTTTATAAATAGAGTCTTAGTAGTTATTTTACATAGCATCTATTCTCAATTCTTTTTAGTTCTAGAGAATCCATGTAAACATCTATATTTGATAGAAAGTCATTTAAAAATCTTAAGGATACTATTGGAATTCCTTTAAAAGCCCATGTTGCAGATGTATAAAGTGTGATTATTATAGGTATGAAGAATTTTACTTTACGAATTACAGGAATATCTGAAGCTACCCACTCGCAATGCTTCAGAAACTTGTCTATTCTTGTCATATGATCTTCAACAATTTTTGCTATGGAGAAGCCTCCAATACGTCTTCTCCAATGCTTACATTCAATAATGAATCCAATTCCCTTTACAACATCAATTGCTAGTACATCTATTTGGAAATGCGATATCCTTTTATGTGTATAGCTAGATGTATAATCTAAACCAGTTGTTCTTAGCTTTGCAATTATATATTCCTCAAATTCTCTCCACTCTATATAGTTAGCAAATCTTGTAATGTCTATAGGCATTTTTTCTTCTATAAGCAATAGAAACTCTACTGGTTTTTCCAAATAGATATAAACATCATCACTAATCAAAAAACCTTCTTTTAAACCTTCAGCAATAAGATTTTCTAGATTATTTCTCTCATTAGATTTTAAAACGCTTTTAAGTTTCACATCAAGCTTTTTATACTTAAAAAGATGTTCTATCAAATCACTTGCCATTATATAATTCGACATTTTATCACATCTACTGCTTCTCTAAAATCTCTACACCACTAAATCCAAGACTTGTTGCGACAACTGTAGCGCCAAGTGTTTTTACGACACTCTTCAGAATTTCTGCATGCTTTTCATCTCTAGCTAATGCAATAAATGCTCCTCCACCACCAGCGCCAGAAGTCTTTGCCCCTAAAGCACCTGCTTCTCTAAGCATATTAACTATTACATGATGCTCCTGAGTTACAACACCTAGTGCGTCAAGTAATCCATGATTTATGTTCATCAACATTCCAACTGATTCCACATCCCCTCTTAAAATATAGTTTTTAGCCTCTTCAACAACACCACCAATAGCATCAATAATGTGAGTCATACTTTGAAGTTTTCTCAACCGCTCCTTTACAACTCTTACAAGCATTCCCGTCGTAAATCTCTTTTGTGTATAACCAATAATAAAATTCATTTTTATTGGCGATTCAATGAACTCCGCCTTAGGAGTCGATGGATCAATATATCTAATGCCACCAAACGTTATGGTGTATGTATCCATAGGACTGGCTGCACCTTGAACTCTTTGCTCCGTAGCCCAAGAAAGTTTTGCAACAAGATTTTTTTCAACATCAGTTGTCGAAAGATATGATGCTA
Above is a genomic segment from Ignisphaera cupida containing:
- the amrB gene encoding AmmeMemoRadiSam system protein B — translated: MREGFIREPQAAAWGFYSYNKNQLLKELESAFTNARFGPGSLPKKKQGEVIIIGGVVPHAGYSYSAYCAAWFYKELAENKQSVDTVILIGTNHTGFGKTITTTTYYASWATPLGLVDIDKEFINMLKNVYTGLDDDALAHTREHSLEVQLPFLQYIYENKFRIVPIVVKNVSYQEAKEFAKALKDVGEALKRDVVVIASSDFTHHGSIYDYVLFHVNISQNVRELDKKFIDAILDLDTRKFLKLIEDYNATVCGFGAIAIAMEYAKLVDGKAKLLKYYHSADVTGDEDIVVGYASIMFYK
- the mvk gene encoding mevalonate kinase, translated to MKFFIRVPLKVTLFGEHAVVHGKPAIASTLPIHVSIEAMDIDGDRLIITFNNVLLPIESLALDRKNTKIIEVKTNEETIKKFINYITTALDICEDEVRPGKRKGFLIDLKSPVPTGVGLGTSAAVSVGTIMLCLASYLSTTDVEKNLVAKLSWATEQRVQGAASPMDTYTITFGGIRYIDPSTPKAEFIESPIKMNFIIGYTQKRFTTGMLVRVVKERLRKLQSMTHIIDAIGGVVEEAKNYILRGDVESVGMLMNINHGLLDALGVVTQEHHVIVNMLREAGALGAKTSGAGGGGAFIALARDEKHAEILKSVVKTLGATVVATSLGFSGVEILEKQ
- a CDS encoding aldo/keto reductase produces the protein MVENNVSKYRKVLGKTGEKISPLGFGTHNIRDFINAEKALLKTIEYGINVFEISETYANGLVIEFFGRFLTKIKRDEVFIVFRVSPLILANPNTAEIKFKNILQKMNISHVDVIMLGWYEDAIPLDFQLRSLERIVDSGYARYIGVSGLKLKQLSNALNIMKKHEIAMIQNKYNVLDKRIEKDLIPFAIKNNITIQACSALEKGHALKHPVVIHIASKYGKTPAQVALSYIFSKPNVVALIKSENIDHVIEDIMSLNLVLSEEDLNALKSI